From the Anguilla rostrata isolate EN2019 chromosome 5, ASM1855537v3, whole genome shotgun sequence genome, the window TGGTGTTGTTGTCGGACATGGTGGCGTGCGCGTCGGCGTAGGTCCGGGCCAGCTGCTTAAACATCTGCAAGCAGAGGCTGCGCTGCATGTTTCTGTCACACGAGACACTtgtattgtgtaaaaaaatagatatataattttaaaaaacactgctgGGTCTCAAGAGGTTGAATGGAGACAAGCACCAGCATGAGCACTTGGTCAGATGCAGCCAAAGCCTTTATAACTAAGCCTTATAGGAATAACTGACTTTGGCCAGTGTTCAATCAACATTGAAGGGAGGTAACCTGTTCATCAGGAGTAGGAGAAAACATCTTCTCTTCTAGCGGATGTTTGGAGAAATCGTATGGATAGGAGACCACAAGTTCCCCTCCGTGCAGGCTGGCCGACTGGACGAAGGGGATGGACCTTATCCACTTCATCACCGCGTACGTTTCGGGGGCTACCTGCATTGcacgggggaaggggggggggggggtgcaaacgCTGTCATTTCTCCACTCTCCTTTGTCTTACCTTGTGGTGACTCAAGAGGCAGAATCGTGAAAAACGCTTTGCAGACAGCAAATCACTTACATCCATGTTTGCTATTTCtgaaaaaaggtttaattcatTGTTAATAAAGCACTGTAAACTACCGGATGTTTCAATGGGATTCAGCTCCTTGCTTTTCCTCCTGTGCTGTTTCAAATCAGACAAAAAGCCTTGAGATAATCTCTCAAGCAAAGAGATGATCAAAGCAGGTTTCCTGAGACATAAAAGCCATCTATTGTACACGGGCTCCTGAAGACTGAGCACTGTACAGAAGCTGAATAGAGCTCTGAACCAACGCCCCGTCCGCCCCCcactcccaacccccccaaaaaagcccAAATCAAGACCCATGTAGCTTTCTGTAAAACCGTTGTGACCACCATCCCGTCATCACTGACACTTCAGCCCTCAAAGCGAGATCTTTTGATCTGCCTTCCGCGACCCGTCTGCAGCTCTATCTGGCCCCCGCCCCGACATCAGCCGGCACCCGGAACATTCCGACAGGGACGGGCGGCGTTTTGGCGGTCGTATTACCTGGCGCTGACGGATGGGGACGGTAAAAAGGGATTATCGGACAGGTCTGAGTCAGCTCTGCCCGGAGCTAAGCTCAGCTCCGGGGCGGGTCAACGTGATGCACAAGGGATCCTTCTCTCATCTTTAAAACAGCCTTGGTCAGCGAGATTATGACACAGGAAGGGACTCACTCACCACAGTAATATCAATAGATGCTCAAACTTAAACGACTTTCTGCTATAATCGGGTAAGAGCAGAGCCGGTACAGAAGTACACGTGGTTTCTTTCAAAATTGGGGAGAATCTGAAAGTTGCTGCCTAGAAATGCCTCTCTGGTTGCTGTCTGATATGGTAAAACTGAGGGAAAGAATTTGGATGGACACTGGAAAAACATAAGTCTTCATAAGTCTTATAAGATCAGTCTTCGGCCTCATAAGATAATTCAATTTTTAAGTTAACTCTTAATCCCGTAATAGGAGCTCTCACAGTGCCAAATGGAATGATACAGGGTTACGGTACTTACCCATTGTGTGTAAAGAAATCAAGGTCCGTCCCCCCAACTTCCCCTTAAAAGTACACAGTAGGCTATGTcacaaacactgcagaccatCAACATAAAAGCGGCCATATCCCCTTGAAGAGTTGatattgttttcaaaattctaagccagtgttctagaactccactgctttcattcatcagcagcgattgtgacatcagcattagaatgttcagagaATAATTTTCTAATCAGATATGTGTACggtgtgatctcacaccttaaagggttttAACATACAGTAGAGATGAGGGAGACAGGTGGAGTAAGGTAGGAAAAGACACAGTTCATACCTTACCATACCAGTAAGAGTCTGGGATGGGGATGTGGTCGGTGCGGTAGCGCTTGTTCCTGCGTCGGCTGTAAGCGATGGAGGTCAGGTCCGGAAAGTTCCGGTTCAGGTCGAGGTTCTGGGCGTTGGCGCGGCCGCTGGTCCACCCGTTGTACACGGGACCCTGCGCAAATTCGAGCACGGCGGCAGCAGAGAGCAAAGGATCATGGGTAAATTCAGGGGGCTCAGGCAGAGAAAGCGGTGCGAGCGTGTGATTGGATGAATCGATGGGGGTCGAGGGACAGAGACAGCGAGGAAACCTTCCCGAGCTCCAATCAGATTTCACATCCTGGAGACGGCATGCCCCAACACACAACCGACACTGACGGCGTGCAACTGGACACAGACacgagtgggcggggctccacAATGCCTTCTCAACCAATAGCAGCGCTGCTGGCTACTGCTGCTTTGTCACTGGACTGcattatgtaaataaattacaCCACCGCGCCTGCTAATTCAGCCATAGAagggcacagagagggataCTGGATGACAGCAAGCCCCCAAGAAAGAGTCTAATTGCACATAACGACCATTAATATGTAACTAAATCGACCAAGAGCCACGGTGATATCAGCTGTATTTACTTTAATGTTCTCTGGGCTTTGTTTTCAAATGACTGTGGCCTTCCCACAGGAATAATTTTAATAACCCTGAGCTTTAAATAGTTCgagtaaatacataaaatgatgGCAGCGTGGTAACCGAGCAACAGCGTTTTAAAAGTGCCCTTCAAAGTCGGTTAAATTGAACGGATTCAGAGCGGTGCTGGGCGGGAGGTGGGTGTTGAGAGGCATTCCGGAGCGACCCTTCGCCGTGCCCGATGGAACCAATGGAACAGCACGGTTCATTCGCCTTTTCCGAATTCGGTTTGGGTGAGACGAGGGAAACGGGGAACGTCGTCAGATTGGGAGAACCGCAAAGACGGTGACAAGATTCCCACTCTCTCCCGCGGAACTCCGTCACTCTCTATGCATCATATTTTGTCccggattttttatttatttatttatttttttttaaacagcataaGGAAATTGTGTTcgatcaattttatttatgcattattcCCTCTCTATGTGTTATTGGTTGTTCCAATACGTCTAATGACCCTGCAACTTTGACTCTTTAATCTTATGCACAATATACTACTTTGATTTTCTCTCTACAtcttttcatattcaaattatttttcagaaataaccAGATTATTTATGCATGCCAATGTGAATTATTAatgctcatattttttttttgatatttgagattgtttgtttgttaaatgtatcGAAACCAAAGGTAAATCATAAAGCTTTGTTCTGTCTAATAATTTTTCATGGCTGCGTGAAAAATATTGATGTTTGACCCTGCCAAATAAGCCTTGTTAAATACTGTTACTAATGCCTGTAACCACACAGCTCAATGCAAAACCATGCATTAAGATGGGCAGTTTTCCAAAGTAACGTACACCATATCCAACCGTGTTCAGCAGCTGTCCTACAACGGCTTTAGTTGTACTCTTATTGAGCACCTATTGATGATTCACCAAAATCTTGAGTCTCAACAGGAAAGTACAATTGCGTAACTGCACCAGACACATTTggatacatactgtatattaaacatataaaacTGCCCTCCGTAATGCAAAGCTTTGCAAGAACAGTATGATTTATGAGGCATTAGTAGCggtattcaatattttattaacaGGCTATCCCAATGCTGTTAAGCTACTGCATATTTCACTTTGGAGAACTTTTGTTTCTTggggttctgtttttttgttttgttttttcttttaatttgttttttgtttcttgttttttattcagaatTTCGTCCGTGGTGCCCACACATCgcagaggaggaaaaacaaactcTCTACTTGAAACTAATTAAGTACTAGAGTTCTAATATTAGTCCACTATGTTAATGGTAGAAGGAGATGAAACCACAAGGCACAGAAAATCTCCTGTtagttgaaaaatgtttccGACCAACAGCCTTCCCACTGCCAGATGTCCTGTGATGCTGGAAACGAGGGACCGATATTTAATTGGTCGCGCCTTTGCGAAATCTGGCTATGCTTTCTGGATTCGGACTGCGTTGcggcagtggtaaccagccctgttcctggagatctaccgtcttGTAGGTTTTCGTTTTAACCCAAAactggcacacctgattctactaattagcagctgagaaagagatctctagctgttgaacgaggtgtgctttgttagggttggagtgaaaacctacaggacggtagatctccaggaacagggttggttgccaCTGCACTACACCTACTGTCTACTGCTCTGGGATACTGCATGCGGGCCGGTGTCCATTATCGTTGCGTcgaaaggggtggggggcgtttAGTTTAGGGGAGGGGTTTTCGGGTTGTCACGTGGACCAGAGGACAGTCTGGTAGTGGGCGGCCGGGCCTCAGGTGACGAGGCGACAGGACGACGCTCTGGGAGGCGGAGCCGCACTGAAACTGATATTTACTTCCTGGTTTTCCGGTTCAGGGTTATCCTCTACCTCAGCCGCGGCGCGCTCGTAGCCGTCGGGGTTCAAGGAGGTGAGGATGTGGACACGCGTGCTGTTGATGAGCGTCTGGATGCGCGTGCTGCCCAGCTCGTACTCCGAGCACAGGTACTGCGCCAGGTAGATCAGCAGCTGCCTGCCCAGCACCTCGTTCCCGTGCATGTTGGCAATCAGCTTCACTTCCGGCTccactgggggggaggggggtggggggtgggggggagagatcGCCATGGGAGACAGTGACAGAgatgcagtcatgtgacctgaaaTCAACTGGGGGGTGATTAAAATATCTTACGTTACTCTCAAAACCACTTCAGGACTCTGGAGTTCCCTCTCAGGCTCTCAAAAGATTAAATAGAACATCTGAATTGAGATATCACGACATAAACGAGATGTCATGACATAAACGAGatgttgtgaaataaatgagatgtCATGACATAAATGAGATATCATGACATGTAGGATGGATGCTCTAGTCGTGGTACTGTTTATCTGTTGCTTCTTATTTAAGTTCTGAACTGCTTTGCTCTCACTGTCACTTCTTTAGAATACCAATATAAATTCTGGAATAACCACAGGGAAAAATGATGATGTACATCAAATAAGAGCAAATTTATCAGTTATTGTGCATCTCTTGAGTAATCCCATCAAACTATGTCTGCACTGCAATGGCTGagaatttaataataatatcaaacCTTCTAATACTTACCTCAATTGTGAAGTCCCTTTGTAAGGATAAGAAGTAAGAGATAAGAACATGTATTTGCTATAAGGCCAAAAAAGATTTCAGAAGTACAACAATTACGTGGAGCAGAGACATTTCTCTTGATGTATGTATCACTCTTTACAAAAGTGAAAATGACCGGTCCATCGTGATTCTTGCTAGTGAGAGTTTTCACCCACCTAGAAACAGGCTTAATTTTTGGTTAATACTGTCATTTACAATGGATTTgaatgagggagaaaaaaatacattatcagTCAACAGGCATTTATCTCTGTTAACATAACACAGGTGTGGCTCCCGGGCGAAGTAATAGAACAACAAAATGGCGTGTTATTGTTCTTCATATCGTAACATCTGACACTGAGAGGACATCGGAAGCAGCACTCACAGAGGTCGTGTTGGCCGGGGTTATCTGAGAACTCGATCACCAGGAGGTCCTTGCCCTCCACGCTGCGGCCGATGCTGTACGTCCTGGAGATGTGGGAGCACTTCGCCGCGGTCTTCTTCAGCACGTTGATCATCTGCGCGTTCGATTGGTAGGTGAACTGGATGATGGTGGAGGGCTCCTCAGGGGAGAATCTGGCCAGGGCGACCTCTTGCCTTTCTGAAATGGATATTAATATAGACATGTGTGATATTAAAGCAAGGACCACACAGCTGTCATTGATGCGAAGGACCGTTCAGCTACTTGAGTGCtaatagctcccccttgtggagaatcttcagcctgctaaacatgagtctgtgagtgagtgagttacaagccaagtgtgtgcatgcatatgtgtgtgagtgtgtgtgtgtgtacatgtgagtgtgtgcgtgtgtgttggggggaggggcagatgTTGCAGGAGCCACACCTCTGAGCATGGCCAGCGGGTCGTAGCAGCCCTCCTCGTCGCTGACGAAGAAGCGGTCGCAGTCCAGGAAGTAGGGCCAGGCCATCTCGATGCCCTCGAAGGCGTGGGCGCAGGTCCTCCTCACCTCCTCGCAGGAGCGGCGGCAGGGCTTGACCACGGCGCCGCCCTCGCAGCGCGGCGCCAGCACCGAGCAGCCCAGCATGCGGATGTCCGGCGAGCACTCCCCCTTCAGCAGCGAGTGCACCACGCTCAGCAGCAGGTACTccggccccgcctccgcctcctcccggCTCCGGTGCTCCAGGATGTTGGGAAAGACGGTGTAGTCGTACGGCATGTCGTCGCAGTAGCCCAGCTCCAGCTCCGCGCACTCCGCTGAACGGGCACGGGGGAGAGGCGTTTacgtaattaaaaaaacaaaacatttgtttaaacaTGATCGTCATTCTCAAGTCTACAGCTAATAACACAAGGCTTATTTACCCTGATAGATTATCGTCTGaaaaaagcttgaaataaataaatcaaaacttttcttagaaaaacaagaacacagtgtgaaataaaatggcaggCAGCACAGCAGTTAACTCGCCAGAAAATGTCCAGCtgcacagtttttatttattttctcaaataaatggttttttaatggtttttaaatgatttacagATTTAATCATTCACAGTGCCACAGGTAACGGCAGACAGGGTCTCCAGCTTGCCGGAAAAGACTCCCGGGGGGGTTTGGTCCTCGGCTGATAAACGCTTTCAGTGAAGCTATGCGGAGACGTGTTGCGTCCTGCGATTAGCGCTGGTATTTGAAACAGTTTTATGTCCCGGCCCTCGGGGCAGAGCTCTCGCTGTCTGTGGGCGGGAGTAACGGGGTGTCTGGTGCCTTTTCCCCGGGCCTGGGAAGGACCGGATTTGGGCCAAATCTGAGAACCTTGGACAGCTTGGTTTCGACTTCCTAGCCAAGCtaaccattatttttttatttggccaaaCACGAAATTTGATACGAGCAGAATTCTGAGTATTTAGCTtccacccctgcaccccctccctctcctctccaaaCAGCTTGGGTTTCTCACGTTAAATATCCTGACTGGGTGGGATTACAAAAAGGAAACATTCGTGAGGAAACTTGTGTAGTTAAATCACAATGGAAGCTCAGATAAGTGGGCCAGTGTTTGACCGTTATCGGCAAatattttagtttcagttttcaaCAACTTTAAAAGCAACACCTACGTTGTTCCTGAAAGTGCCCCCGGGACTTGCatcttcctaaaaaaaaaaaaaaaaaaagaataaataaataaataaataaataaatacgagCAAGTGACCTCGGTGTTACCTACAAAGTCTAACACTAGATGGAAGCAGAGTTCTTGTTAAGAGATCTCTCATTTCCACATTAGCAAGCAAAGGTTTACCAAAAGTTACTTGGATAAAGACTGAGGAGTTCGAAAGCAGTTCATACAAGCATATATATTGTCTTACGTACTTCTTATATTCAGTCATTCTCATATCAGACTATCGAATGAAAATGCATctgcaaatatttcaaaattcatTGAATTACTGTATAGACATTTACTTCAGTAAGTTGTTGAGTTTTACACCATATGGTAATATAAATACGACAGATCTGCGAGTTATTATACATCAGTAAGCATCAATAATCaacacaatattttattattagttttctCCACTTCACTGAACAATCCATGCAGAAAGCAGTCATCTTCCCCGTTTATCTCCAGAATGAACACACCGAGCTGGAATTCACCTCTGAAATAAGACTGCAAATTCTGACTCAATGAAAAAAACTAAGATAAATCAAATCGCCTCATTCTTAGAGTGCTATGATGCACGGTGACAATAACGTGACCGCACATTATGGACGTTAGGATATTCCCAAACCCTTACTTATTACATCATTCCGAAGCGCCCAATACATATTTCTGATATGAACGCACAAAATATTTACGATGAGACACTGCAGAATTTGCGTCTGAAACTCTTAGGTGTGCAGCGTCTCAATGCGAAACGCACAAAAGTCGAactatcccgcttaaaactgtcCCGTTTTGTGGCGCTCATACTTTACCTAGAATTTCGTCTATTGGTTCGCAACGTGGCGGAGCACACCACACCACGGTAGCCAATATATTGAAGGCAAACACgagagaatgcatttccatcCGTTCGTATCCCACACGCGTTGCGATGTGGCAGTCGCGTCTTCGCTCTCTTCTTTTTAATTACCTACCGCGTAAACTTTCAGCTCACAAAGCATCCCAGAAAAAAACTGGGAGTTTATTATGCACATTACGGTCAAAAATCTCAAATTACAGAGGCAAGCGAGTTTAGACGGAAGAGGATAAGCGGAAAGACGCAATAAAACAACTGTACGTATGCCAATTGGATGCAACTGTAATTTACTAAACCCAAACTACTGAACTCTTCGCCTCCAACAAACTACGCGAAGTGGCTATTTGCCTTAGTCCTTCTACTTAACTTTACGGGACGACGACGTGTGCTCCGGGCGAGAATTCCGCAAGGTCTGGCCGACAGACATGTCTAGTCTCTGCCATCCTATGTCTGTGTGCGGGTTTGTGATTGAAATTGAGGATTCGAATTTAAAAGTGGTTCtgatcattaaataaaaaataaaaaaaactaattacaaCTGTATTTGAGTAGTAGGAAGTAGATTCTCAAATGCCTAAAGCCTAAAAAGTCTGTGTCATACTTAATGTTCTGCACTACCCCAGTCAACCCCGGACACTGCCCAGGGAGAATACCGGAATGTTTGTAACCATGGACGCATGTGCGTGGTTGCGGCCCTTTGCATCCATAAGGACGTTCATTTCCCAGGAGGCCCCTGGTTCTTGTTGTTTTAGGAAGGATATCAAGGGAGTAAATGAGTGCGCAACGCTGATTCGGTTAGCGTAATAAAAACTCCGGAGTTTGGTGTAAAATTTAACTCAGTGGCATTTAGCTAAATAGGCAACAACGACTAAAACGGAAGCCTTCTTTTCGATATTAATGGCTGTTTTGTACTTGAATTAAATTCAGGTTCTTGCAAAAAAATCCCTGCTTCTTTGTCATTTTGACGCATGTCACCCAGTAATGCACAACATATGTAAAGTAATTGAATGCACAGTTTGGTCTTTGAAACTTTATTGAACtttacatttcacaaattaattCGCTCATACGCTGAAACACAGCAGATAGCAGAGTGGGCTTTGTTTAAGTGCGCTAACTTCCAAAGAATCTAGACAGAAATAGAAATATGAACATATCGGCATGAGCCAACTCTTTTTGGCAAAATAACACTGTAAAAACAACAGTCAATTATCAATAAAATCTGGCACGAACACAACGTAATTAAAAGCACTTGAACAATAGAACATTCTTCacacattttgtatatttataatgTTATACATGGCTCCCTTCTTGGCTAAAtgcaacaaatacatttcagtcaAATCTGGCCATACATTCAGGTAAGATAGAAGCTTTGATGTAATGATGAAAGTGATGATTCCCTTTGGctttttaataatgcaaaatgTTACATCATCGCCTCTATGTACTATAACCACTTTGCCTTAAACTTGGAGTAGCACATGTAAGCATGTGCCAGCTTCCAGTGTCTCATGCAGCCTTTTTGACAAGTCCTAGTCAGACTGGATAGGGGTTTCTGCTAAATGAAATATGCAGTGTGGTGATAATTTCAGTTGAACAGATACTCAGGtgtaagaaacattttaaaacaactttCTCCACAAATGTGCTAAATTTGAGGCCAAAACACTGCTATGGAGTTCaatagagcagggctgcccagctctgctcctggagatctaccgtcctgtaggttttcactccaaccctaacaaagcacacatcattcaacagctagagcagagctgcccaaccctgctcctggaaaTCTTGTTGATCTTCTAGATATGccaatcagtagaatcaggagtgccaaattagggtttaaatgaaaacatacaggaaggtagatctccaggaagagggtttGGAAGCCCTGCTCTagatgttgaatgaggtgtgctttgttagggttggagtgaaaacctacaggacggtagatctccaggaacagggttgggcagccctggagTAGAGCTTTCAGACCAATGGCAAAGTGCATTAAGATCCAGTGGACCCATGTAACATTGTGAACATGCGATGCTATTTAAAGCCAGGCAAGCAGAACGTGGTTGAGGTGGCCCACAGCAGGAGATACCTCTGAAcatatcttttttgtttttttgcacagaGATCAGTAGGCGTATCTGTTTGATGTCTTCTTTACCCCGCTTGCCCTGAAAGGTCATGGCTCCAGGCAACATTTTGCTGTGCCTCAGAGCTTCGTtgcggggatttgcttccattcagccagttgagcattagtgaggttgggcactgattgggtgattaggcctggctcgcagttgggtTTCCAAACAATCCGacaaaaaccatttctatatggactgGTGTCTggaggcattgtcatgctgaaacgggaaagggccttccccaaactgttcgggaagcacagaatcatctagaatgtgattgtatgcaaTGGCATTAAGACcggccttcactggaactaaggggccaagccaaaaacagtgaaaaatagTCCCAGACCAAAGGGTGTCAAGATACCTTTGGTCATTTAGAGTAGCTAATTTAGCCAGTGTAACTGGTGACAGTGGAAACCTGCCCACACATTGGCCCTACCGGACTGGAACTGGCCGCCCTTGCTGTACCCCTTACATGAAAGCAGTGATATAGTACAGAGGAAATGGTGCCTCAGTTCGTTAAAGAGCAGGAGGAAACCTTCACATGCACAGTCATGACCCACccacactctcagaagaaagggtgccccaaggctcctctgtgtctccatagtgGAACCCTGTCTAGTGCGAGGGTTCCATGCTGGACAGTATGGTTCagtctgggagctttcacactttttaCCTCAGAGGGTTccacaaagaactaaaaagggttCCCCTCCGGAGACAAAGAACCTTTTTTTGAGAGTGCACAACAACATCCATCCCCTTTTATTCAGTCCCTGGCTGTGGTGCTGTCCAAACAGCAGTTTTTAACATTAAC encodes:
- the LOC135254430 gene encoding carboxypeptidase Z-like isoform X1, which gives rise to MEMHSLVFAFNILATVVWCAPPRCEPIDEILGRCKSRGHFQEQPECAELELGYCDDMPYDYTVFPNILEHRSREEAEAGPEYLLLSVVHSLLKGECSPDIRMLGCSVLAPRCEGGAVVKPCRRSCEEVRRTCAHAFEGIEMAWPYFLDCDRFFVSDEEGCYDPLAMLRERQEVALARFSPEEPSTIIQFTYQSNAQMINVLKKTAAKCSHISRTYSIGRSVEGKDLLVIEFSDNPGQHDLLEPEVKLIANMHGNEVLGRQLLIYLAQYLCSEYELGSTRIQTLINSTRVHILTSLNPDGYERAAAEVEDNPEPENQEGPVYNGWTSGRANAQNLDLNRNFPDLTSIAYSRRRNKRYRTDHIPIPDSYWYGKVAPETYAVMKWIRSIPFVQSASLHGGELVVSYPYDFSKHPLEEKMFSPTPDEQMFKQLARTYADAHATMSDNNTNRCGGSFAKKGGIVNGALWYSFAGGMSDFNYLHTNCFEITVELGCDKFPAEEELYTEWKNNKEALLSFMESVHRGIKGVVKDEDGNGIKDARISVRGIRHDVRTAEDGDYWRLLNSGVHVLTASAPGYSRVMKKVFLPARMQKAGRVDFVLKKAVLEPGDPDFLYAVTYDRFDPFNQLERYSLGEHVGGGETRQEKPWWWGYFTQFGASAPTWLLRN
- the LOC135254430 gene encoding carboxypeptidase Z-like isoform X2; the encoded protein is MEMHSLVFAFNILATVVWCAPPRCEPIDEILGRCKSRGHFQEQPECAELELGYCDDMPYDYTVFPNILEHRSREEAEAGPEYLLLSVVHSLLKGECSPDIRMLGCSVLAPRCEGGAVVKPCRRSCEEVRRTCAHAFEGIEMAWPYFLDCDRFFVSDEEGCYDPLAMLRERQEVALARFSPEEPSTIIQFTYQSNAQMINVLKKTAAKCSHISRTYSIGRSVEGKDLLVIEFSDNPGQHDLLEPEVKLIANMHGNEVLGRQLLIYLAQYLCSEYELGSTRIQTLINSTRVHILTSLNPDGYERAAAEGPVYNGWTSGRANAQNLDLNRNFPDLTSIAYSRRRNKRYRTDHIPIPDSYWYGKVAPETYAVMKWIRSIPFVQSASLHGGELVVSYPYDFSKHPLEEKMFSPTPDEQMFKQLARTYADAHATMSDNNTNRCGGSFAKKGGIVNGALWYSFAGGMSDFNYLHTNCFEITVELGCDKFPAEEELYTEWKNNKEALLSFMESVHRGIKGVVKDEDGNGIKDARISVRGIRHDVRTAEDGDYWRLLNSGVHVLTASAPGYSRVMKKVFLPARMQKAGRVDFVLKKAVLEPGDPDFLYAVTYDRFDPFNQLERYSLGEHVGGGETRQEKPWWWGYFTQFGASAPTWLLRN